One region of candidate division WOR-3 bacterium genomic DNA includes:
- the dprA gene encoding DNA-processing protein DprA → MKDETFELLHLLSIDALKVKDLHELIDNFGSCREVVCASREDLLGIVGEKAAAAIKSFAISDTLLRKKRKLAEMTVNITPYYAPEYPEWLTLIDRFPPILFIRGNIVPGDELSIAVIGTRGATVYGKEIARKFAAEFALAGVTVVSGMARGIDTEAHRGALQNKGRTIAVLGCGVDTCYPPENKTLMTEIVASGAVISEFDIGTPPLAHNFPRRNRIVSGLAKAVVAIEAKEKSGVMNTVKWALEQNKEVFAVPGNIFAKTSRGTNRLIKEGATPATSPDEVLEYLGVKKTEREMATQNISLDQDENIIWEALSCEPIFLDALAEKLDQPTSSILNILLKLEIKGYVKQLPGMSFVRKFE, encoded by the coding sequence ATGAAAGACGAGACATTTGAGCTACTTCATCTTCTCTCGATAGACGCGCTGAAGGTAAAGGATCTGCATGAGCTGATCGATAATTTTGGTTCATGTAGAGAAGTCGTTTGCGCATCCAGAGAAGATTTGCTCGGTATTGTCGGAGAAAAGGCCGCGGCAGCGATTAAGTCATTCGCCATTTCTGACACGCTGCTCAGAAAGAAGCGCAAACTGGCGGAGATGACCGTCAATATCACACCGTACTATGCTCCGGAATATCCCGAATGGCTGACTCTGATCGATCGCTTCCCTCCGATACTTTTCATACGGGGCAACATTGTTCCCGGGGACGAACTTTCCATAGCCGTGATCGGCACGAGAGGGGCAACCGTATACGGCAAGGAAATCGCCCGTAAGTTTGCCGCCGAATTCGCTCTTGCCGGAGTAACCGTGGTCAGCGGTATGGCGCGTGGTATCGATACCGAAGCCCACCGCGGTGCCCTGCAGAACAAAGGGCGTACAATAGCTGTTTTGGGATGTGGTGTTGACACATGCTACCCGCCAGAAAACAAGACGTTAATGACCGAGATAGTCGCATCTGGAGCGGTCATTTCCGAATTCGACATTGGAACGCCGCCCCTCGCGCACAACTTTCCAAGACGCAACCGGATCGTCTCTGGTCTGGCAAAAGCCGTGGTCGCGATAGAGGCAAAGGAAAAATCGGGTGTCATGAATACGGTAAAATGGGCACTCGAACAGAATAAGGAAGTCTTTGCGGTTCCCGGTAACATATTCGCAAAGACCTCACGCGGTACGAACCGTTTGATAAAAGAAGGAGCAACACCAGCAACATCACCGGATGAGGTATTGGAATATCTCGGCGTAAAAAAAACGGAACGGGAAATGGCAACGCAAAATATCTCTCTTGATCAAGACGAGAATATTATATGGGAAGCTCTCTCCTGTGAGCCAATTTTTCTCGATGCACTCGCTGAAAAGCTCGACCAGCCTACAAGCAGCATTTTGAATATTCTGCTGAAACTCGAGATCAAGGGTTATGTAAAACAACTGCCGGGCATGTCATTCGTCAGGAAGTTTGAATAG
- a CDS encoding adenosylhomocysteinase, translating into MSHNISDENLAPEGQKRIDWADAKMPVLGLIRARMKKSRALRNRRIGCCLHVTSETANLMRTLRDGGAEVALCASNPLSTQDDVAAALVKENISVYACRGDSRKEYYSNMNKVLARKPEVLIDDGADLISTVHKKKQRGILGGTEETTTGVVRLKQMERDNVLQFPIIAVNDSLTKHLFDNRYGTGQSTIDGILRATNILISGSNFVVAGYGWCGRGLALRAKGMGAQVIVTEVDAVKALEARMDGYTVLPMSEAARSGDIFITVTGDINVIRKEHMLGMKDGAIVANSGHFDVEIDKQALKKIAARKRTIRNSCEEYTLKNGRRIYLLAEGRLVNLAAAEGHPAMVMDMSFANQAFAVEYILNRPDLDQRVYCLPVKIDQEIASIKLKSMGIKIDRLTPEQRRYLSSWKMGT; encoded by the coding sequence GTGAGTCATAATATCAGTGATGAGAATCTGGCTCCGGAAGGTCAGAAACGGATCGACTGGGCGGATGCCAAGATGCCGGTACTGGGGTTGATACGCGCGAGAATGAAAAAATCCAGGGCACTCAGGAACCGGCGCATCGGTTGCTGCCTGCACGTGACCAGCGAGACGGCAAATCTAATGAGGACGCTAAGGGATGGCGGTGCCGAGGTGGCGTTGTGTGCTTCTAATCCTTTATCTACACAGGACGACGTTGCGGCTGCACTGGTAAAGGAAAACATAAGTGTCTATGCTTGTCGAGGTGACTCCCGTAAAGAGTATTATTCGAACATGAACAAGGTACTTGCACGAAAACCCGAAGTACTGATCGATGACGGCGCTGATCTCATTTCAACGGTCCACAAAAAGAAACAGCGCGGAATACTCGGTGGTACCGAGGAGACCACAACCGGCGTGGTACGTCTGAAACAGATGGAAAGAGACAATGTTCTTCAATTTCCAATCATCGCCGTCAATGATTCACTCACCAAGCACTTATTTGACAATCGTTATGGCACCGGCCAGTCGACGATCGACGGTATCCTGCGCGCGACGAATATTCTAATCAGCGGCAGTAACTTCGTGGTTGCTGGTTATGGTTGGTGCGGCCGCGGTCTTGCGCTGCGTGCCAAGGGTATGGGCGCCCAGGTCATCGTGACCGAAGTGGATGCGGTGAAGGCCCTCGAAGCTCGTATGGATGGTTACACGGTTCTGCCTATGTCCGAGGCTGCCAGGTCAGGCGATATCTTTATTACTGTAACCGGGGACATCAATGTGATCAGAAAAGAGCACATGTTGGGAATGAAAGACGGTGCGATTGTCGCGAATTCCGGACACTTCGATGTGGAAATAGACAAGCAAGCGCTGAAAAAGATTGCTGCGCGCAAGCGGACAATAAGGAACTCGTGCGAAGAATATACATTGAAAAATGGCAGAAGAATATATTTGCTCGCCGAAGGAAGGTTGGTCAATCTCGCGGCGGCAGAGGGTCATCCCGCCATGGTGATGGATATGTCTTTCGCAAATCAGGCATTTGCGGTTGAGTATATCTTGAACCGGCCGGACCTTGATCAGCGGGTATATTGCCTGCCCGTTAAAATAGACCAGGAAATAGCAAGTATTAAGTTGAAATCGATGGGCATAAAGATTGACAGGCTTACACCTGAACAGCGCCGGTATTTGTCATCATGGAAAATGGGAACGTAG